From the genome of Nicotiana sylvestris chromosome 2, ASM39365v2, whole genome shotgun sequence, one region includes:
- the LOC104245464 gene encoding uncharacterized protein isoform X1, with protein sequence MKLEPSMEQSTIGSSRRRDDGDFNLREWTLKAKISRENTNSRRFSASYIRSFREDAKSFRSNISISSTASSPGYTLRVLIFFTEEIDPSTYSFTTALKALQAKTVYSWEYMSPDGLALNSKWNEAEKYICNPLSGEVPLECLSAKTLSGRSFRQLTSKITMSAPLIYPSQFQTPQFQTKPPIKVVPHLSTHENEVQIPSKEKKSSITRDVGIQSSSPAYMSSKSPSPARTPSIEERSTKRCVADADDSPMTTPELKSEKLVEVKETRREEDTKRNGEQVEEMRNTSNNNYKGKQSSKSRYREIGAGCLSWRSLCMREKKHNSTSCKSIRRKKKKNNNNNIFLCHINGC encoded by the exons ATGAAGCTAGAACCTAGTATGGAACAGTCAACTATTGGAAGTTCAAGAAGGAGAGATGATGGAGACTTCAACTTAAGAGAATGGACTCTTAAGGCTAAAATTAGCAGAGAAAATACCAATTCAAGAAGATTTTCAGCTTCTTATATTAGAAGTTTCAGAGAAGATGCTAAGTCTTTTAGATCAAACATATCTATTTCAAGTACTGCTTCTTCCCCTGGCTACACCTTAAGAG TTTTAATCTTTTTTACAGAAGAAATTGACCCTTCAACTTATTCTTTTACCACTGCCCTTAAAG CATTGCAGGCAAAAACAGTATATAGTTGGGAATACATGTCACCAGATGGATTGGCTCTAAATTCCAAGTGGAATGAAGCTGAGAAATATATCTGTAATCCATTATCAGGAGAAGTTCCTTTGGAATGTCTATCAGCAAAAACACTAAGTGGGAGATCATTTCGCCAATTAACCAGCAAAATCACCATGTCTGCACCTTTGATTTATCCTTCTCAATTTCAGACTCCACAATTCCAAACAAAACCTCCTATAAAAGTAGTACCTCATTTGTCTACACATGAAAATGAAGTACAAATTCCAAGCAAAG agAAGAAGAGTAGCATTACTAGAGATGTGGGAATACAGAGCAGTAGTCCAGCTTACATGAGTTCAAAGAGTCCAAGTCCTGCTCGTACTCCATCCATTGAGGAAAGATCTACAAAACGCTGCGTAGCAGATGCTGATGATTCACCTATGACTACTCCTGAATTAAAATCTGAGAAACTG GTGGAAGTGAAAGAAACAAGACGAGAAGAAGACACAAAAAGAAATggggagcaggtggaagagatgagaAATACAAGTAATAATAATTACAAAGGGAAGCAGAGCAGTAAGAGCAGGTACAGAGAAATTGGTGCAGGGTGCTTGTCATGGAGGAGTTTATGTATGAGAGAGAAAAAGCATAATAGTACTAGCTGTAAATcaataaggaggaagaagaagaagaacaacaacaacaacattttTCTTTGCCATATAAATGGATGTTAA
- the LOC104245465 gene encoding uncharacterized protein isoform X3, producing MVVEAHQLFLPKPPFFSPSFPSPPPHFSSFLFDPSSLSLALFHSDSSISLYPSFSPFSLSSFPPPQTTIPPPVSAAAFLLLRNPNPTTLFLISSPISGGSSILLRFYILNAARKSFAPAKVVCNHSDFKFDESKSGVVFRVSHGVSLKLVGDVNVFALYSILNGKIWIFAVKHLRDNEVKLMKCAVIDCSLPVFSISLSFGFLILGENNGVRVLPLRPLVKGRVIKKEKKSLNGGLEKDKMEIKKVSLRNGMINGINAEICSADGNKFTTELKFPSTGVLEERIENRTGSAKLRSVRLTQNSIEWIASFVAFKSKDDNFESIKMPAKSAKAIGIQALSSTKYLILDSEGNLHLLFLAASVQGSETPYYMKQLTHNMKVRKLVVFPDSSTRSQTVWMSDALHTVHMMVVTDMDTSVNQTDSKDPAEKLVHTSVVQAIFSSEKVQEIAALAANTVLLLGQVCLHMQFPRDAEWFFLAIHVSHLDRKVMPIGWFCWSSLVGGFLSCSCQYLSNGSYQVKETELLKEAIGGSDYWLLGEVNSFSN from the exons ATGGTTGTTGAAGCTCATCAGCTATTTCTCCCAAAACCCCCTTTCTTTTCACCTTCTTTCCCTTCTCCACCCCCTCACTTTTCTTCTTTCCTCTTTGacccttcttctctctctttAGCTCTCTTCCATTCCGattcctctatctctctctacccttctttttcccctttctctCTCTCCTCCTTTCCTCCTCCTCAAACCACCATCCCTCCGCCCGTCTCTGCCGCCGCTTTCCTACTCCTCCGGAACCCTAACCCTACTACCCTCTTTCTCATCTCTTCTCCTATCTCCGGCGGTTCCTCCATTCTCCTCCGCTTCTACATCCTCAACGCCGCCCGGAAAAGTTTTGCTCCGGCGAAAGTTGTGTGCAATCACAGTGATTTCAAGTTTGACGAGAGTAAATCTGGGGTTGTTTTTAGGGTTTCTCATGGGGTTTCGCTGAAATTGGTTGGGGATGTGAATGTGTTTGCTCTATACTCTATTTTGAATGGTAAAATTTGGATTTTTGCTGTGAAGCACCTGAGGGATAATGAGGTGAAGCTAATGAAGTGTGCTGTGATTGATTGTTCATTGCCGGTGTTTTCGATTAGTCTTTCGTTTGGGTTCCTGATTTTGGGGGAAAATAATGGGGTTAGGGTTTTACCCTTGAGGCCATTGGTCAAAGGAagagttattaagaaagagaagaagagtttgaaTGGAGGGTTAGAAAAAGATAAGATGGAGATAAAAAAGGTGTCTTTACGAAATGGGATGATTAATGGAATTAATGCTGAGATTTGTTCTGCTGATGGTAACAAATTCACTACGGAATTGAAGTTCCCTTCCACTGGTGTGTTGGAGGAAAGGATCGAAAACCGCACTGGATCAG CAAAGTTAAGGTCTGTGAGACTTACACAAAATTCCATAGAATGGATTGCAAGCTTTGTGGCATTCAAGAGCAAGGATGATAATTTCGAGTCAATCAAGATGCCGGCTAAGTCAGCAAAAGCAATTGGCATTCAGGCCTTGTCTTCAACCAAGTATCTGATCTTGGACTCTGAAGGAAATCTTCACCTCTTGTTCCTGGCAGCTTCTGTCCAGGGATCAGAGACACCTTATTACATGAAACAGTTGACTCACAACATGAAAGTTCGAAAGCTCGTTGTTTTCCCGGATTCTTCTACAA GATCACAGACTGTTTGGATGTCAGATGCACTCCATACTGTTCACATGATGGTGGTGACGGACATGGATACTTCTGTCAATCAAACTGACAGCAAAGACCCTGCAGAGAAGCTTGTACATACTTCAg TTGTGCAAGCAATATTTTCCAGTGAAAAGGTCCAAGAAATTGCAGCTTTGGCTGCGAATACAGTATTGCTTCTTGGACAAG TATGTTTGCATATGCAATTTCCTAGAGATGCTGAGTGGTTCTTTTTG GCTATTCACGTTTCACATTTGGATAGAAAAGTAATGCCAATCGGGTGGTTTTGCTGGAGTTCTCTTGTGGGAGGA TTTTTGAGCTGCAGCTGTCAATATCTATCAAATGGTTCATATCAAGTGAAGGAGACTGAGCTCTTGAA AGAAGCTATTGGAGGATCTGACTATTGGCTGTTGGGCGAGGTCAACTCTTTCAGCAATTGA
- the LOC104245464 gene encoding uncharacterized protein isoform X2 yields MKLEPSMEQSTIGSSRRRDDGDFNLREWTLKAKISRENTNSRRFSASYIRSFREDAKSFRSNISISSTASSPGYTLREEIDPSTYSFTTALKALQAKTVYSWEYMSPDGLALNSKWNEAEKYICNPLSGEVPLECLSAKTLSGRSFRQLTSKITMSAPLIYPSQFQTPQFQTKPPIKVVPHLSTHENEVQIPSKEKKSSITRDVGIQSSSPAYMSSKSPSPARTPSIEERSTKRCVADADDSPMTTPELKSEKLVEVKETRREEDTKRNGEQVEEMRNTSNNNYKGKQSSKSRYREIGAGCLSWRSLCMREKKHNSTSCKSIRRKKKKNNNNNIFLCHINGC; encoded by the exons ATGAAGCTAGAACCTAGTATGGAACAGTCAACTATTGGAAGTTCAAGAAGGAGAGATGATGGAGACTTCAACTTAAGAGAATGGACTCTTAAGGCTAAAATTAGCAGAGAAAATACCAATTCAAGAAGATTTTCAGCTTCTTATATTAGAAGTTTCAGAGAAGATGCTAAGTCTTTTAGATCAAACATATCTATTTCAAGTACTGCTTCTTCCCCTGGCTACACCTTAAGAG AAGAAATTGACCCTTCAACTTATTCTTTTACCACTGCCCTTAAAG CATTGCAGGCAAAAACAGTATATAGTTGGGAATACATGTCACCAGATGGATTGGCTCTAAATTCCAAGTGGAATGAAGCTGAGAAATATATCTGTAATCCATTATCAGGAGAAGTTCCTTTGGAATGTCTATCAGCAAAAACACTAAGTGGGAGATCATTTCGCCAATTAACCAGCAAAATCACCATGTCTGCACCTTTGATTTATCCTTCTCAATTTCAGACTCCACAATTCCAAACAAAACCTCCTATAAAAGTAGTACCTCATTTGTCTACACATGAAAATGAAGTACAAATTCCAAGCAAAG agAAGAAGAGTAGCATTACTAGAGATGTGGGAATACAGAGCAGTAGTCCAGCTTACATGAGTTCAAAGAGTCCAAGTCCTGCTCGTACTCCATCCATTGAGGAAAGATCTACAAAACGCTGCGTAGCAGATGCTGATGATTCACCTATGACTACTCCTGAATTAAAATCTGAGAAACTG GTGGAAGTGAAAGAAACAAGACGAGAAGAAGACACAAAAAGAAATggggagcaggtggaagagatgagaAATACAAGTAATAATAATTACAAAGGGAAGCAGAGCAGTAAGAGCAGGTACAGAGAAATTGGTGCAGGGTGCTTGTCATGGAGGAGTTTATGTATGAGAGAGAAAAAGCATAATAGTACTAGCTGTAAATcaataaggaggaagaagaagaagaacaacaacaacaacattttTCTTTGCCATATAAATGGATGTTAA
- the LOC104245465 gene encoding uncharacterized protein isoform X2 encodes MVVEAHQLFLPKPPFFSPSFPSPPPHFSSFLFDPSSLSLALFHSDSSISLYPSFSPFSLSSFPPPQTTIPPPVSAAAFLLLRNPNPTTLFLISSPISGGSSILLRFYILNAARKSFAPAKVVCNHSDFKFDESKSGVVFRVSHGVSLKLVGDVNVFALYSILNGKIWIFAVKHLRDNEVKLMKCAVIDCSLPVFSISLSFGFLILGENNGVRVLPLRPLVKGRVIKKEKKSLNGGLEKDKMEIKKVSLRNGMINGINAEICSADGNKFTTELKFPSTGVLEERIENRTGSAKLRSVRLTQNSIEWIASFVAFKSKDDNFESIKMPAKSAKAIGIQALSSTKYLILDSEGNLHLLFLAASVQGSETPYYMKQLTHNMKVRKLVVFPDSSTRSQTVWMSDALHTVHMMVVTDMDTSVNQTDSKDPAEKLVHTSVVQAIFSSEKVQEIAALAANTVLLLGQGSMFAYAIS; translated from the exons ATGGTTGTTGAAGCTCATCAGCTATTTCTCCCAAAACCCCCTTTCTTTTCACCTTCTTTCCCTTCTCCACCCCCTCACTTTTCTTCTTTCCTCTTTGacccttcttctctctctttAGCTCTCTTCCATTCCGattcctctatctctctctacccttctttttcccctttctctCTCTCCTCCTTTCCTCCTCCTCAAACCACCATCCCTCCGCCCGTCTCTGCCGCCGCTTTCCTACTCCTCCGGAACCCTAACCCTACTACCCTCTTTCTCATCTCTTCTCCTATCTCCGGCGGTTCCTCCATTCTCCTCCGCTTCTACATCCTCAACGCCGCCCGGAAAAGTTTTGCTCCGGCGAAAGTTGTGTGCAATCACAGTGATTTCAAGTTTGACGAGAGTAAATCTGGGGTTGTTTTTAGGGTTTCTCATGGGGTTTCGCTGAAATTGGTTGGGGATGTGAATGTGTTTGCTCTATACTCTATTTTGAATGGTAAAATTTGGATTTTTGCTGTGAAGCACCTGAGGGATAATGAGGTGAAGCTAATGAAGTGTGCTGTGATTGATTGTTCATTGCCGGTGTTTTCGATTAGTCTTTCGTTTGGGTTCCTGATTTTGGGGGAAAATAATGGGGTTAGGGTTTTACCCTTGAGGCCATTGGTCAAAGGAagagttattaagaaagagaagaagagtttgaaTGGAGGGTTAGAAAAAGATAAGATGGAGATAAAAAAGGTGTCTTTACGAAATGGGATGATTAATGGAATTAATGCTGAGATTTGTTCTGCTGATGGTAACAAATTCACTACGGAATTGAAGTTCCCTTCCACTGGTGTGTTGGAGGAAAGGATCGAAAACCGCACTGGATCAG CAAAGTTAAGGTCTGTGAGACTTACACAAAATTCCATAGAATGGATTGCAAGCTTTGTGGCATTCAAGAGCAAGGATGATAATTTCGAGTCAATCAAGATGCCGGCTAAGTCAGCAAAAGCAATTGGCATTCAGGCCTTGTCTTCAACCAAGTATCTGATCTTGGACTCTGAAGGAAATCTTCACCTCTTGTTCCTGGCAGCTTCTGTCCAGGGATCAGAGACACCTTATTACATGAAACAGTTGACTCACAACATGAAAGTTCGAAAGCTCGTTGTTTTCCCGGATTCTTCTACAA GATCACAGACTGTTTGGATGTCAGATGCACTCCATACTGTTCACATGATGGTGGTGACGGACATGGATACTTCTGTCAATCAAACTGACAGCAAAGACCCTGCAGAGAAGCTTGTACATACTTCAg TTGTGCAAGCAATATTTTCCAGTGAAAAGGTCCAAGAAATTGCAGCTTTGGCTGCGAATACAGTATTGCTTCTTGGACAAG GAAGTATGTTTGCATATGCAATTTCCTAG
- the LOC104245465 gene encoding uncharacterized protein isoform X1: MVVEAHQLFLPKPPFFSPSFPSPPPHFSSFLFDPSSLSLALFHSDSSISLYPSFSPFSLSSFPPPQTTIPPPVSAAAFLLLRNPNPTTLFLISSPISGGSSILLRFYILNAARKSFAPAKVVCNHSDFKFDESKSGVVFRVSHGVSLKLVGDVNVFALYSILNGKIWIFAVKHLRDNEVKLMKCAVIDCSLPVFSISLSFGFLILGENNGVRVLPLRPLVKGRVIKKEKKSLNGGLEKDKMEIKKVSLRNGMINGINAEICSADGNKFTTELKFPSTGVLEERIENRTGSAKLRSVRLTQNSIEWIASFVAFKSKDDNFESIKMPAKSAKAIGIQALSSTKYLILDSEGNLHLLFLAASVQGSETPYYMKQLTHNMKVRKLVVFPDSSTRSQTVWMSDALHTVHMMVVTDMDTSVNQTDSKDPAEKLVHTSVVQAIFSSEKVQEIAALAANTVLLLGQVCLHMQFPRDAEWFFLAIHVSHLDRKVMPIGWFCWSSLVGGFLSCSCQYLSNGSYQVKETELLNYWRI, encoded by the exons ATGGTTGTTGAAGCTCATCAGCTATTTCTCCCAAAACCCCCTTTCTTTTCACCTTCTTTCCCTTCTCCACCCCCTCACTTTTCTTCTTTCCTCTTTGacccttcttctctctctttAGCTCTCTTCCATTCCGattcctctatctctctctacccttctttttcccctttctctCTCTCCTCCTTTCCTCCTCCTCAAACCACCATCCCTCCGCCCGTCTCTGCCGCCGCTTTCCTACTCCTCCGGAACCCTAACCCTACTACCCTCTTTCTCATCTCTTCTCCTATCTCCGGCGGTTCCTCCATTCTCCTCCGCTTCTACATCCTCAACGCCGCCCGGAAAAGTTTTGCTCCGGCGAAAGTTGTGTGCAATCACAGTGATTTCAAGTTTGACGAGAGTAAATCTGGGGTTGTTTTTAGGGTTTCTCATGGGGTTTCGCTGAAATTGGTTGGGGATGTGAATGTGTTTGCTCTATACTCTATTTTGAATGGTAAAATTTGGATTTTTGCTGTGAAGCACCTGAGGGATAATGAGGTGAAGCTAATGAAGTGTGCTGTGATTGATTGTTCATTGCCGGTGTTTTCGATTAGTCTTTCGTTTGGGTTCCTGATTTTGGGGGAAAATAATGGGGTTAGGGTTTTACCCTTGAGGCCATTGGTCAAAGGAagagttattaagaaagagaagaagagtttgaaTGGAGGGTTAGAAAAAGATAAGATGGAGATAAAAAAGGTGTCTTTACGAAATGGGATGATTAATGGAATTAATGCTGAGATTTGTTCTGCTGATGGTAACAAATTCACTACGGAATTGAAGTTCCCTTCCACTGGTGTGTTGGAGGAAAGGATCGAAAACCGCACTGGATCAG CAAAGTTAAGGTCTGTGAGACTTACACAAAATTCCATAGAATGGATTGCAAGCTTTGTGGCATTCAAGAGCAAGGATGATAATTTCGAGTCAATCAAGATGCCGGCTAAGTCAGCAAAAGCAATTGGCATTCAGGCCTTGTCTTCAACCAAGTATCTGATCTTGGACTCTGAAGGAAATCTTCACCTCTTGTTCCTGGCAGCTTCTGTCCAGGGATCAGAGACACCTTATTACATGAAACAGTTGACTCACAACATGAAAGTTCGAAAGCTCGTTGTTTTCCCGGATTCTTCTACAA GATCACAGACTGTTTGGATGTCAGATGCACTCCATACTGTTCACATGATGGTGGTGACGGACATGGATACTTCTGTCAATCAAACTGACAGCAAAGACCCTGCAGAGAAGCTTGTACATACTTCAg TTGTGCAAGCAATATTTTCCAGTGAAAAGGTCCAAGAAATTGCAGCTTTGGCTGCGAATACAGTATTGCTTCTTGGACAAG TATGTTTGCATATGCAATTTCCTAGAGATGCTGAGTGGTTCTTTTTG GCTATTCACGTTTCACATTTGGATAGAAAAGTAATGCCAATCGGGTGGTTTTGCTGGAGTTCTCTTGTGGGAGGA TTTTTGAGCTGCAGCTGTCAATATCTATCAAATGGTTCATATCAAGTGAAGGAGACTGAGCTCTTGAA CTATTGGAGGATCTGA
- the LOC104245464 gene encoding uncharacterized protein isoform X3, giving the protein MKLEPSMEQSTIGSSRRRDDGDFNLREWTLKAKISRENTNSRRFSASYIRSFREDAKSFRSNISISSTASSPGYTLREIDPSTYSFTTALKALQAKTVYSWEYMSPDGLALNSKWNEAEKYICNPLSGEVPLECLSAKTLSGRSFRQLTSKITMSAPLIYPSQFQTPQFQTKPPIKVVPHLSTHENEVQIPSKEKKSSITRDVGIQSSSPAYMSSKSPSPARTPSIEERSTKRCVADADDSPMTTPELKSEKLVEVKETRREEDTKRNGEQVEEMRNTSNNNYKGKQSSKSRYREIGAGCLSWRSLCMREKKHNSTSCKSIRRKKKKNNNNNIFLCHINGC; this is encoded by the exons ATGAAGCTAGAACCTAGTATGGAACAGTCAACTATTGGAAGTTCAAGAAGGAGAGATGATGGAGACTTCAACTTAAGAGAATGGACTCTTAAGGCTAAAATTAGCAGAGAAAATACCAATTCAAGAAGATTTTCAGCTTCTTATATTAGAAGTTTCAGAGAAGATGCTAAGTCTTTTAGATCAAACATATCTATTTCAAGTACTGCTTCTTCCCCTGGCTACACCTTAAGAG AAATTGACCCTTCAACTTATTCTTTTACCACTGCCCTTAAAG CATTGCAGGCAAAAACAGTATATAGTTGGGAATACATGTCACCAGATGGATTGGCTCTAAATTCCAAGTGGAATGAAGCTGAGAAATATATCTGTAATCCATTATCAGGAGAAGTTCCTTTGGAATGTCTATCAGCAAAAACACTAAGTGGGAGATCATTTCGCCAATTAACCAGCAAAATCACCATGTCTGCACCTTTGATTTATCCTTCTCAATTTCAGACTCCACAATTCCAAACAAAACCTCCTATAAAAGTAGTACCTCATTTGTCTACACATGAAAATGAAGTACAAATTCCAAGCAAAG agAAGAAGAGTAGCATTACTAGAGATGTGGGAATACAGAGCAGTAGTCCAGCTTACATGAGTTCAAAGAGTCCAAGTCCTGCTCGTACTCCATCCATTGAGGAAAGATCTACAAAACGCTGCGTAGCAGATGCTGATGATTCACCTATGACTACTCCTGAATTAAAATCTGAGAAACTG GTGGAAGTGAAAGAAACAAGACGAGAAGAAGACACAAAAAGAAATggggagcaggtggaagagatgagaAATACAAGTAATAATAATTACAAAGGGAAGCAGAGCAGTAAGAGCAGGTACAGAGAAATTGGTGCAGGGTGCTTGTCATGGAGGAGTTTATGTATGAGAGAGAAAAAGCATAATAGTACTAGCTGTAAATcaataaggaggaagaagaagaagaacaacaacaacaacattttTCTTTGCCATATAAATGGATGTTAA